The segment GGGAAAAGGGAGTCCATAGGTAGTCAGCGTAGCGCGGAGTACGCTCATGTCAAAGCTGGCATTGTGGGCAATTACTAATTGGTTTTGCAGCAGCGGTCTCAGTTCCTGCCAGACCTGGTCAAACGTGGGGCTGTTCTTCACATCCTGCGGCTTTATGCCGTGAATGGCGATGTTCATGCCGTTGAAGTACGGGTAGGATTTAGGTTTGATGAGCCAGGCATCTGTTTTTACAATCTGCCCATTCTGCACAAACGTCAAACCAATCTCACAAGGACTGTCACGGTCAGTGGTGGCCGTCTCAAAATCAAGGGTAATAAAATTCATTTCCGTACTCCTTTAGCTCCAGAAGAAGCAAAGGTACGAAGCTTTGGAGGCATTGACGTCTGGTTGAAGTCTGGAAAGAGAAAAAGAATAGGTTTTGTAAAAACAGGCTGAAAAGAGAAATTCAATACTAAAGAAAAACAGAAAGGAGAAGCCATTGCCTCTCCTTTCTGCTTTTGAATTCAACTATCAACAAGATTAACGACGGGGAAACAGGATGTCCAGAATGTCCCGGGTGACAGACCCTGGACGGCGTCTTTCCTCTTCTCTCCAGTCATACTCTGCATCATAAGCCTGATCTCCGTGTAAAATGAAAGCACCGGGCTCTAATCTTACGCCGTACAGGGTCC is part of the Rufibacter tibetensis genome and harbors:
- a CDS encoding 3'-5' exonuclease, producing the protein MNFITLDFETATTDRDSPCEIGLTFVQNGQIVKTDAWLIKPKSYPYFNGMNIAIHGIKPQDVKNSPTFDQVWQELRPLLQNQLVIAHNASFDMSVLRATLTTYGLPFPELNYACSVQFSKQVWQGLPQYDLKSLCNRHGIQFKHHRAAADSYACAELTLRALAHTNCSCLDDFPEKLKINFGQLFEGGYKASSARKEAKKKKAFPF